A portion of the Stigmatella aurantiaca DW4/3-1 genome contains these proteins:
- a CDS encoding DMT family transporter, giving the protein MLRPRLYLLGAAVLWSTAGAAIKLSTLNAYQLASGRSLIAALVLFLLFPEGRRRPTLRMLSVAAASAATVVLFIFANKLTTSANAIFLQDTAPLYVLLLSPVLLRERPSRGEWVAVPIFLIGLSLFFFDQLSPGQLQGNLVAMGSGVAFALTILGMRAASTEGSAILIWGNLLAGLAFLGPALNSPMPTLLDIALLAFLGIFQLGMGYALFYRGLRDVPAVEASLLVLLEPVLNPVWAFLVAGEQPGPWALLGGGIILLATAWRTLLGVRGPGAEPPPVPVQDKA; this is encoded by the coding sequence ATGCTCCGCCCTCGCCTCTACCTGCTGGGTGCCGCCGTGCTCTGGTCCACGGCTGGTGCCGCCATCAAGCTGTCCACCCTCAACGCCTATCAGCTTGCATCCGGGCGCTCCCTGATCGCTGCCCTGGTGCTGTTCCTCCTCTTTCCGGAAGGTCGCCGCCGTCCCACCCTCCGGATGTTGAGCGTGGCGGCAGCCAGTGCAGCCACGGTGGTACTGTTCATCTTCGCCAACAAGCTCACCACCTCCGCCAACGCGATCTTTCTTCAAGACACAGCGCCCCTCTATGTCTTGCTCCTCTCCCCGGTGCTGCTGCGGGAGCGGCCTTCACGCGGTGAGTGGGTGGCTGTCCCCATCTTCTTGATAGGCCTGAGCCTGTTCTTCTTCGACCAGCTCTCGCCAGGGCAACTCCAAGGCAACCTCGTCGCCATGGGGTCGGGTGTGGCCTTTGCACTCACCATCCTGGGGATGCGCGCGGCCAGCACGGAGGGCTCTGCCATTCTCATCTGGGGCAACCTTCTGGCGGGACTTGCCTTTCTAGGGCCCGCCCTGAACAGTCCCATGCCCACCCTGCTGGATATCGCACTGCTCGCTTTCCTGGGCATTTTCCAGCTGGGTATGGGCTATGCCCTCTTCTACCGGGGCCTGCGCGACGTTCCCGCGGTGGAGGCCTCGCTGTTGGTGCTCCTGGAGCCCGTGCTCAACCCGGTGTGGGCTTTCCTGGTGGCGGGCGAGCAGCCCGGCCCCTGGGCACTGCTCGGCGGAGGCATCATCCTGCTGGCCACCGCGTGGCGGACCCTTCTGGGGGTCCGCGGTCCTGGCGCCGAGCCTCCTCCTGTCCCAGTGCAGGACAAGGCCTAA